In one Gadus morhua chromosome 15, gadMor3.0, whole genome shotgun sequence genomic region, the following are encoded:
- the znf451 gene encoding E3 SUMO-protein ligase ZNF451 isoform X1 — protein sequence MRNQCNHSGFSAKIRTRFSKMSSSMEEDEEADEEVQFVSEASHRPVLDFIDIPSDSDEDRGLSEVIEDTIERQKAQVNSTLDRLMRRVAAEKRERADKCKAFKEKQMSQRAHGRHELACAATERTDYDAKRCVDMWLKMPGVRPGVVNGGRGMGRPQRGSFPSGSTSKHTCPVVNCGKVFDNIPLIEGHLKRFDHSPCDPSIHLKGSPSNVFACVVCTRRFDTHGAWLLHLQSKVSSSDPGGHDMSQTCQTIVCFACPACYLLFSLRDECLQHMAAKKHYTHALGMIKDSKARALPVPIPSSAKSRLIDLCSGVDFNVRCSDCRKVLTSHQEAQAHFNVCCRQGRAVSEAEKTVVQMMRRLLPRGQCSPCCELFLSQGELESHRESTRHAVEVNPTAETAVLQFCRFSEIQRARRAKERGGPSAPPPQRKRADVGGHSAPAKRQRLDSAADGDAGATTLAWVCECGLHFSQEAAAKTHLMAANEVFHLCGVCGKRMGDLSITRLHMCRFHGGAHLANFLYHCRRCKVDMPRYEDILSHVADAHGGGHGYFVEREVPLERVVPDAKPSTSGTGGRSKAPAAPPPEPAPCPTWMCRMCEETFGTEAEVGRHCGDVANHSFQRFVCGHCPQKFFKESTVRRHCRSEHGGERVAVAYFCGLCDSMQFEREEEFTEHYERLHSKDYYRVDDHGGGGSAAGGARSGEHGSGDDAPTQSESPAAPSPCPCMGSEKGDDERKALFTRCVKKLSAEGRCRYVCAPCAVTVASFARIKTHVATTHPGLNLAKTFDVVCSACLETFESVPTFHEHFHSEHCLLAPCRGRGRSAASTPDSIPDALEVKPDLKGAGDVILAKVLGMDDGAKDGAAQEGDSDEELIRALALSEAEAKPSTGEADVDLEQALAISVSQTRASPDLEEALQRSLLEF from the exons ATGCGAAACCAATGTAACCATAGCGGCTTCAGTGCAAAGATCAGGACGCGGTTTTCCAAAATGTCCTCTTCAATGGAAGAAGATGAGGAAGCGGACGAGGAGGTCCAGTTTGTATCA GAAGCCTCCCACAGACCAGTGCTGGATTTTATTGATATACCGAGTGACAGCGACGAAGACAGGGGTTTGAGTGAAGTG ATTGAAGATACGATTGAGCGACAGAAAGCCCAAGTCAATTCCACGCTGGACCGGCTCATGCGGCGAGTGGCGGCCGAGAAGCGGGAGAGAGCAGACAAATGTAAAGCCTTTAAG GAGAAGCAGATGTCACAAAGGGCTCATGGGCGTCACGAGCTGGCGTGTGCCGCCACCGAGAGAACCGACTACGACGCGAAGCGCTGTGTGGACATGTGGTTGAAGATGCCAG GTGTTCGACCCGGTGTGGTGAACGGCGGAAGGGGAATGGGACGGCCCCAGCGAGGCTCTTTCCCCAGCGGGAGCACCTCCAAGCACACCTGTCCAGTGGTCAACTGTGGGAAGGTGTTTGACAACATTCCCCTCATTGAGGGTCATTTGAAAAG GTTCGACCACTCCCCCTGCGACCCCTCCATCCACCTCAAAGGGAGCCCCTCCAATGTCTTTGCGTGCGTCGTCTGCACCCGCCGCTTTGACACCCATGGGGCGTGGCTGCTCCACCTCCAGTCCAAG GTGTCCTCATCGGACCCCGGGGGCCACGATATGTCCCAGACCTGCCAGACCATCGTGTGCTTCGCCTGCCCCGCCTGCTACCTGCTGTTCAGCCTCCGGGACGAGTGTCTCCAGCACATGGCCGCCAAAAAACATTACACGCACGCCCTCGGCATGATCAAGG ATTCGAAGGCGCGAGCATTGCCGGTTCCCATCCCTTCATCTGCTAAAAGTCGCCTCATCGATTTGTGCAGCGGCGTGGATTTCAACGTGCGGTGCAGCGACTGCCGCAAAGTGCTGACCTCGCATCAGGAAGCTCAAGCACATTTCAA CGTGTGCTGCAGACAGGGCCGGGCCGTCTCCGAGGCAGAGAAGACGGTGGTGCAGATGATGAGACGCCTGCTGCCGCGGGGCCAGTGCTCCCCCTGCTGCGAGCTCTTCCTCAGCCAGGGGGAGCTGGAGAGCCACAGGGAGTCCACCCGGCACGCCGTGGAGGTCAACCCCACGGCGGAGACGGCCGTCCTCCAGTTCTGCCGCTTCAGCGAGATCCAGCGCGCCCGCCGGGCCAAGGAGCGCGGGGGGCCGtcggcgccgccgccgcagcggAAGAGGGCCGACGTCGGAGGGCACTCGGCCCCGGCCAAGAGGCAGCGGCTGGACTCTGCGGCGGACGGAGACGCGGGCGCCACCACGCTGGCGTGGGTCTGCGAGTGCGGCCTGCACTTCTCCCAAGAGGCCGCGGCCAAGACGCACCTGATGGCCGCCAACGAGGTCTTCCACCTGTGTGGCGTGTGCGGCAAGCGCATGGGCGACCTGTCCATCACGCGGCTGCACATGTGCCGCTTCCACGGGGGCGCGCACCTCGCCAACTTCCTGTACCACTGCCGGCGCTGCAAGGTGGACATGCCCCGCTACGAGGACATCCTCTCGCACGTGGCCGACGCCCACGGCGGCGGCCACGGCTACTTCGTCGAGCGGGAAGTGCCCCTGGAGCGGGTGGTCCCCGACGCCAAGCCGTCGACCAGCGGCACCGGTGGTCGCTCCAAGGCTCcggcggccccgcccccagagCCGGCGCCGTGTCCCACGTGGATGTGCCGGATGTGCGAGGAGACGTTCGGcacggaggcggaggtgggCCGGCACTGCGGCGACGTGGCCAACCACAGCTTCCAGAGGTTCGTGTGCGGCCACTGCCCCCAGAAGTTCTTCAAGGAGTCGACGGTGCGCCGACACTGCCGCAGCGAGCACGGTGGCGAGCGGGTGGCCGTGGCGTACTTCTGCGGCCTCTGCGACAGCATGCAGTTTGAGCGGGAGGAGGAGTTCACGGAGCACTACGAGAGGCTCCACAGCAAGGACTACTACCGCGTGGACGACCACGGGGGCGGCGGGAGCGCGGCGGGCGGTGCCAGGTCCGGCGAGCACGGCAGCGGAGACGATGCGCCGACGCAGTCCGAGAGCCCGGCGGCGCCGAGCCCCTGTCCCTGCATGGGCTCGGAGAAGGGCGACGACGAGAGGAAGGCGTTGTTCACGCGGTGCGTGAAGAAGCTGTCCGCCGAGGGACGGTGCCGATACGTCTGCGCCCCGTGCGCCGTCACGGTGGCGTCCTTCGCGCGGATCAAGACTCACGTCGCCACCACGCACCCCGGCCTGAACCTGGCCAAGACCTTCGACGTCGTGTGCAGCGCTTGCCTGGAGACGTTTGAGAGCGTGCCGACTTTCCACGAACACTTCCACTCGGAGCATTGTCTCCTGGCCCCCTGCCGCGGCCGCGGGCGCAGCGCAGCCTCCACCCCCGACAGCATACCGGACGCCCTGGAGGTCAAGCCCGATCTCAAAG GTGCTGGCGATGTCATCTTGGCTAAGGTCCTGGGCATGGACGACGGCGCCAAAGACGGAGCTGCCCAGGAAG GTGACTCGGATGAAGAATTGATCCGTGCCTTGGCTTTAAGTGAGGCAGAAGCAAAACCGTCAACag GTGAGGCAGACGTGGATTTGGAACAAGCGTTGGCGATAAGCGTGTCACAAACAAGAGCGTCACCAG ACTTGGAAGAAGCACTGCAGAGGAGTCTTTTGGAATTCTAA
- the znf451 gene encoding E3 SUMO-protein ligase ZNF451 isoform X3, producing the protein MSQRAHGRHELACAATERTDYDAKRCVDMWLKMPGVRPGVVNGGRGMGRPQRGSFPSGSTSKHTCPVVNCGKVFDNIPLIEGHLKRFDHSPCDPSIHLKGSPSNVFACVVCTRRFDTHGAWLLHLQSKVSSSDPGGHDMSQTCQTIVCFACPACYLLFSLRDECLQHMAAKKHYTHALGMIKDSKARALPVPIPSSAKSRLIDLCSGVDFNVRCSDCRKVLTSHQEAQAHFNVCCRQGRAVSEAEKTVVQMMRRLLPRGQCSPCCELFLSQGELESHRESTRHAVEVNPTAETAVLQFCRFSEIQRARRAKERGGPSAPPPQRKRADVGGHSAPAKRQRLDSAADGDAGATTLAWVCECGLHFSQEAAAKTHLMAANEVFHLCGVCGKRMGDLSITRLHMCRFHGGAHLANFLYHCRRCKVDMPRYEDILSHVADAHGGGHGYFVEREVPLERVVPDAKPSTSGTGGRSKAPAAPPPEPAPCPTWMCRMCEETFGTEAEVGRHCGDVANHSFQRFVCGHCPQKFFKESTVRRHCRSEHGGERVAVAYFCGLCDSMQFEREEEFTEHYERLHSKDYYRVDDHGGGGSAAGGARSGEHGSGDDAPTQSESPAAPSPCPCMGSEKGDDERKALFTRCVKKLSAEGRCRYVCAPCAVTVASFARIKTHVATTHPGLNLAKTFDVVCSACLETFESVPTFHEHFHSEHCLLAPCRGRGRSAASTPDSIPDALEVKPDLKGAGDVILAKVLGMDDGAKDGAAQEGDSDEELIRALALSEAEAKPSTGEADVDLEQALAISVSQTRASPDLEEALQRSLLEF; encoded by the exons ATGTCACAAAGGGCTCATGGGCGTCACGAGCTGGCGTGTGCCGCCACCGAGAGAACCGACTACGACGCGAAGCGCTGTGTGGACATGTGGTTGAAGATGCCAG GTGTTCGACCCGGTGTGGTGAACGGCGGAAGGGGAATGGGACGGCCCCAGCGAGGCTCTTTCCCCAGCGGGAGCACCTCCAAGCACACCTGTCCAGTGGTCAACTGTGGGAAGGTGTTTGACAACATTCCCCTCATTGAGGGTCATTTGAAAAG GTTCGACCACTCCCCCTGCGACCCCTCCATCCACCTCAAAGGGAGCCCCTCCAATGTCTTTGCGTGCGTCGTCTGCACCCGCCGCTTTGACACCCATGGGGCGTGGCTGCTCCACCTCCAGTCCAAG GTGTCCTCATCGGACCCCGGGGGCCACGATATGTCCCAGACCTGCCAGACCATCGTGTGCTTCGCCTGCCCCGCCTGCTACCTGCTGTTCAGCCTCCGGGACGAGTGTCTCCAGCACATGGCCGCCAAAAAACATTACACGCACGCCCTCGGCATGATCAAGG ATTCGAAGGCGCGAGCATTGCCGGTTCCCATCCCTTCATCTGCTAAAAGTCGCCTCATCGATTTGTGCAGCGGCGTGGATTTCAACGTGCGGTGCAGCGACTGCCGCAAAGTGCTGACCTCGCATCAGGAAGCTCAAGCACATTTCAA CGTGTGCTGCAGACAGGGCCGGGCCGTCTCCGAGGCAGAGAAGACGGTGGTGCAGATGATGAGACGCCTGCTGCCGCGGGGCCAGTGCTCCCCCTGCTGCGAGCTCTTCCTCAGCCAGGGGGAGCTGGAGAGCCACAGGGAGTCCACCCGGCACGCCGTGGAGGTCAACCCCACGGCGGAGACGGCCGTCCTCCAGTTCTGCCGCTTCAGCGAGATCCAGCGCGCCCGCCGGGCCAAGGAGCGCGGGGGGCCGtcggcgccgccgccgcagcggAAGAGGGCCGACGTCGGAGGGCACTCGGCCCCGGCCAAGAGGCAGCGGCTGGACTCTGCGGCGGACGGAGACGCGGGCGCCACCACGCTGGCGTGGGTCTGCGAGTGCGGCCTGCACTTCTCCCAAGAGGCCGCGGCCAAGACGCACCTGATGGCCGCCAACGAGGTCTTCCACCTGTGTGGCGTGTGCGGCAAGCGCATGGGCGACCTGTCCATCACGCGGCTGCACATGTGCCGCTTCCACGGGGGCGCGCACCTCGCCAACTTCCTGTACCACTGCCGGCGCTGCAAGGTGGACATGCCCCGCTACGAGGACATCCTCTCGCACGTGGCCGACGCCCACGGCGGCGGCCACGGCTACTTCGTCGAGCGGGAAGTGCCCCTGGAGCGGGTGGTCCCCGACGCCAAGCCGTCGACCAGCGGCACCGGTGGTCGCTCCAAGGCTCcggcggccccgcccccagagCCGGCGCCGTGTCCCACGTGGATGTGCCGGATGTGCGAGGAGACGTTCGGcacggaggcggaggtgggCCGGCACTGCGGCGACGTGGCCAACCACAGCTTCCAGAGGTTCGTGTGCGGCCACTGCCCCCAGAAGTTCTTCAAGGAGTCGACGGTGCGCCGACACTGCCGCAGCGAGCACGGTGGCGAGCGGGTGGCCGTGGCGTACTTCTGCGGCCTCTGCGACAGCATGCAGTTTGAGCGGGAGGAGGAGTTCACGGAGCACTACGAGAGGCTCCACAGCAAGGACTACTACCGCGTGGACGACCACGGGGGCGGCGGGAGCGCGGCGGGCGGTGCCAGGTCCGGCGAGCACGGCAGCGGAGACGATGCGCCGACGCAGTCCGAGAGCCCGGCGGCGCCGAGCCCCTGTCCCTGCATGGGCTCGGAGAAGGGCGACGACGAGAGGAAGGCGTTGTTCACGCGGTGCGTGAAGAAGCTGTCCGCCGAGGGACGGTGCCGATACGTCTGCGCCCCGTGCGCCGTCACGGTGGCGTCCTTCGCGCGGATCAAGACTCACGTCGCCACCACGCACCCCGGCCTGAACCTGGCCAAGACCTTCGACGTCGTGTGCAGCGCTTGCCTGGAGACGTTTGAGAGCGTGCCGACTTTCCACGAACACTTCCACTCGGAGCATTGTCTCCTGGCCCCCTGCCGCGGCCGCGGGCGCAGCGCAGCCTCCACCCCCGACAGCATACCGGACGCCCTGGAGGTCAAGCCCGATCTCAAAG GTGCTGGCGATGTCATCTTGGCTAAGGTCCTGGGCATGGACGACGGCGCCAAAGACGGAGCTGCCCAGGAAG GTGACTCGGATGAAGAATTGATCCGTGCCTTGGCTTTAAGTGAGGCAGAAGCAAAACCGTCAACag GTGAGGCAGACGTGGATTTGGAACAAGCGTTGGCGATAAGCGTGTCACAAACAAGAGCGTCACCAG ACTTGGAAGAAGCACTGCAGAGGAGTCTTTTGGAATTCTAA
- the bag2 gene encoding BAG family molecular chaperone regulator 2 translates to MAQAKIQAKMNEATKSKFSRTMSMADRSGRLLESLDQLEIRVEALRETATLMEQERESILEMLQSLQNGQEMRSISDGEREELSLTSNRLLGRTLCVEVSVGVIRNSEQDDALRQATSMIDEIVKKLLEDTGSNRQRLMALHAACVTEAPPVAIDQKFQAIVISCALEDQKKIKRRLETLIRNVFNAENTIKLMDNQKLDQANGTH, encoded by the exons ATGGCTCAGGCTAAAATACAGGCTAAAATGAACGAAGCGACCAAGAGCAAGTTCAGCAGGACCATGTCCATGGCAGATCGTTCTGGGCGTCTGCTAGAAAGTTTGGATCAGCTGGAAATTAG GGTGGAGGCTTTACGCGAAACAGCGACCTTGATGGAGCAGGAAAGGGAATCAATCCTGGAAATGCTTCAGTCCTTACAGAACGGTCAAGAAATGCGCAGCATCTCTGATG gggAAAGGGAAGAGTTAAGTCTGACATCTAACCGACTTCTGGGTCGGACGCTCTGCGTAGAAGTCTCGGTTGGAGTAATCAGAAATTCCGAGCAAGATGATGCTTTGCGTCAGGCGACATCGATGATTGATGAGATTGTCAAAAAGTTACTGGAAGACACCGGCAGCAACCGACAGCGTCTGATGGCTCTGCATGCAGCCTGCGTGACCGAGGCGCCACCTGTTGCCATCGATCAGAAATTTCAGGCCATCGTGATCAGTTGTGCGTTGGAAGACCAGAAGAAGATCAAGCGAAGACTTGAGACTCTTATAAGAAATGTCTTCAACGCAGAGAACACCATTAAACTCATGGATAACCAAAAGTTAGATCAAGCCAATGGCACCCATTGA
- the znf451 gene encoding E3 SUMO-protein ligase ZNF451 isoform X2 — protein sequence MSSSMEEDEEADEEVQFVSEASHRPVLDFIDIPSDSDEDRGLSEVIEDTIERQKAQVNSTLDRLMRRVAAEKRERADKCKAFKEKQMSQRAHGRHELACAATERTDYDAKRCVDMWLKMPGVRPGVVNGGRGMGRPQRGSFPSGSTSKHTCPVVNCGKVFDNIPLIEGHLKRFDHSPCDPSIHLKGSPSNVFACVVCTRRFDTHGAWLLHLQSKVSSSDPGGHDMSQTCQTIVCFACPACYLLFSLRDECLQHMAAKKHYTHALGMIKDSKARALPVPIPSSAKSRLIDLCSGVDFNVRCSDCRKVLTSHQEAQAHFNVCCRQGRAVSEAEKTVVQMMRRLLPRGQCSPCCELFLSQGELESHRESTRHAVEVNPTAETAVLQFCRFSEIQRARRAKERGGPSAPPPQRKRADVGGHSAPAKRQRLDSAADGDAGATTLAWVCECGLHFSQEAAAKTHLMAANEVFHLCGVCGKRMGDLSITRLHMCRFHGGAHLANFLYHCRRCKVDMPRYEDILSHVADAHGGGHGYFVEREVPLERVVPDAKPSTSGTGGRSKAPAAPPPEPAPCPTWMCRMCEETFGTEAEVGRHCGDVANHSFQRFVCGHCPQKFFKESTVRRHCRSEHGGERVAVAYFCGLCDSMQFEREEEFTEHYERLHSKDYYRVDDHGGGGSAAGGARSGEHGSGDDAPTQSESPAAPSPCPCMGSEKGDDERKALFTRCVKKLSAEGRCRYVCAPCAVTVASFARIKTHVATTHPGLNLAKTFDVVCSACLETFESVPTFHEHFHSEHCLLAPCRGRGRSAASTPDSIPDALEVKPDLKGAGDVILAKVLGMDDGAKDGAAQEGDSDEELIRALALSEAEAKPSTGEADVDLEQALAISVSQTRASPDLEEALQRSLLEF from the exons ATGTCCTCTTCAATGGAAGAAGATGAGGAAGCGGACGAGGAGGTCCAGTTTGTATCA GAAGCCTCCCACAGACCAGTGCTGGATTTTATTGATATACCGAGTGACAGCGACGAAGACAGGGGTTTGAGTGAAGTG ATTGAAGATACGATTGAGCGACAGAAAGCCCAAGTCAATTCCACGCTGGACCGGCTCATGCGGCGAGTGGCGGCCGAGAAGCGGGAGAGAGCAGACAAATGTAAAGCCTTTAAG GAGAAGCAGATGTCACAAAGGGCTCATGGGCGTCACGAGCTGGCGTGTGCCGCCACCGAGAGAACCGACTACGACGCGAAGCGCTGTGTGGACATGTGGTTGAAGATGCCAG GTGTTCGACCCGGTGTGGTGAACGGCGGAAGGGGAATGGGACGGCCCCAGCGAGGCTCTTTCCCCAGCGGGAGCACCTCCAAGCACACCTGTCCAGTGGTCAACTGTGGGAAGGTGTTTGACAACATTCCCCTCATTGAGGGTCATTTGAAAAG GTTCGACCACTCCCCCTGCGACCCCTCCATCCACCTCAAAGGGAGCCCCTCCAATGTCTTTGCGTGCGTCGTCTGCACCCGCCGCTTTGACACCCATGGGGCGTGGCTGCTCCACCTCCAGTCCAAG GTGTCCTCATCGGACCCCGGGGGCCACGATATGTCCCAGACCTGCCAGACCATCGTGTGCTTCGCCTGCCCCGCCTGCTACCTGCTGTTCAGCCTCCGGGACGAGTGTCTCCAGCACATGGCCGCCAAAAAACATTACACGCACGCCCTCGGCATGATCAAGG ATTCGAAGGCGCGAGCATTGCCGGTTCCCATCCCTTCATCTGCTAAAAGTCGCCTCATCGATTTGTGCAGCGGCGTGGATTTCAACGTGCGGTGCAGCGACTGCCGCAAAGTGCTGACCTCGCATCAGGAAGCTCAAGCACATTTCAA CGTGTGCTGCAGACAGGGCCGGGCCGTCTCCGAGGCAGAGAAGACGGTGGTGCAGATGATGAGACGCCTGCTGCCGCGGGGCCAGTGCTCCCCCTGCTGCGAGCTCTTCCTCAGCCAGGGGGAGCTGGAGAGCCACAGGGAGTCCACCCGGCACGCCGTGGAGGTCAACCCCACGGCGGAGACGGCCGTCCTCCAGTTCTGCCGCTTCAGCGAGATCCAGCGCGCCCGCCGGGCCAAGGAGCGCGGGGGGCCGtcggcgccgccgccgcagcggAAGAGGGCCGACGTCGGAGGGCACTCGGCCCCGGCCAAGAGGCAGCGGCTGGACTCTGCGGCGGACGGAGACGCGGGCGCCACCACGCTGGCGTGGGTCTGCGAGTGCGGCCTGCACTTCTCCCAAGAGGCCGCGGCCAAGACGCACCTGATGGCCGCCAACGAGGTCTTCCACCTGTGTGGCGTGTGCGGCAAGCGCATGGGCGACCTGTCCATCACGCGGCTGCACATGTGCCGCTTCCACGGGGGCGCGCACCTCGCCAACTTCCTGTACCACTGCCGGCGCTGCAAGGTGGACATGCCCCGCTACGAGGACATCCTCTCGCACGTGGCCGACGCCCACGGCGGCGGCCACGGCTACTTCGTCGAGCGGGAAGTGCCCCTGGAGCGGGTGGTCCCCGACGCCAAGCCGTCGACCAGCGGCACCGGTGGTCGCTCCAAGGCTCcggcggccccgcccccagagCCGGCGCCGTGTCCCACGTGGATGTGCCGGATGTGCGAGGAGACGTTCGGcacggaggcggaggtgggCCGGCACTGCGGCGACGTGGCCAACCACAGCTTCCAGAGGTTCGTGTGCGGCCACTGCCCCCAGAAGTTCTTCAAGGAGTCGACGGTGCGCCGACACTGCCGCAGCGAGCACGGTGGCGAGCGGGTGGCCGTGGCGTACTTCTGCGGCCTCTGCGACAGCATGCAGTTTGAGCGGGAGGAGGAGTTCACGGAGCACTACGAGAGGCTCCACAGCAAGGACTACTACCGCGTGGACGACCACGGGGGCGGCGGGAGCGCGGCGGGCGGTGCCAGGTCCGGCGAGCACGGCAGCGGAGACGATGCGCCGACGCAGTCCGAGAGCCCGGCGGCGCCGAGCCCCTGTCCCTGCATGGGCTCGGAGAAGGGCGACGACGAGAGGAAGGCGTTGTTCACGCGGTGCGTGAAGAAGCTGTCCGCCGAGGGACGGTGCCGATACGTCTGCGCCCCGTGCGCCGTCACGGTGGCGTCCTTCGCGCGGATCAAGACTCACGTCGCCACCACGCACCCCGGCCTGAACCTGGCCAAGACCTTCGACGTCGTGTGCAGCGCTTGCCTGGAGACGTTTGAGAGCGTGCCGACTTTCCACGAACACTTCCACTCGGAGCATTGTCTCCTGGCCCCCTGCCGCGGCCGCGGGCGCAGCGCAGCCTCCACCCCCGACAGCATACCGGACGCCCTGGAGGTCAAGCCCGATCTCAAAG GTGCTGGCGATGTCATCTTGGCTAAGGTCCTGGGCATGGACGACGGCGCCAAAGACGGAGCTGCCCAGGAAG GTGACTCGGATGAAGAATTGATCCGTGCCTTGGCTTTAAGTGAGGCAGAAGCAAAACCGTCAACag GTGAGGCAGACGTGGATTTGGAACAAGCGTTGGCGATAAGCGTGTCACAAACAAGAGCGTCACCAG ACTTGGAAGAAGCACTGCAGAGGAGTCTTTTGGAATTCTAA